A DNA window from Chryseobacterium sp. MEBOG06 contains the following coding sequences:
- a CDS encoding VOC family protein, producing the protein MINAQLETIILYAKNVQILKNFYVENFNLKVIEEDQIWVLLNAGSANIGLHRMGEEYLEKTDTTRSYDNNTKIVFEIDVDIESGRSQLISKNVHMREIKTFDNYPFWLCDGTDPEGNVFQLKCKK; encoded by the coding sequence ATGATAAATGCTCAGCTTGAAACCATCATTCTGTATGCAAAAAACGTTCAGATCCTTAAAAACTTTTATGTAGAAAACTTCAATCTGAAGGTCATTGAGGAAGATCAGATCTGGGTTTTGCTAAATGCAGGATCCGCCAATATCGGGCTCCACAGAATGGGAGAAGAGTATCTGGAGAAAACGGATACCACCCGCAGCTATGATAACAATACAAAAATAGTTTTTGAAATAGATGTGGATATAGAATCAGGAAGAAGTCAGCTTATTTCTAAAAATGTTCACATGAGGGAAATCAAAACTTTTGACAACTACCCTTTCTGGCTGTGCGATGGCACTGATCCTGAAGGAAATGTATTTCAACTGAAGTGCAAAAAATAA
- a CDS encoding alpha/beta fold hydrolase — MEKYALSSDSQKIHYIESGNGNTSVLFIHGWLGNTEWWADQQDFFQDQYHIIQMDLAGHGKSESSRQEWTSSRYADDIKAVADAIHSKEIILAGHSMSGAYVLEAALKIKNVKAAILIDTLKDLDESFTEEQAEQVMFTHYRQDFKNAVENILPQYLFAEKTPPEVKERLQQEFLQNTPEMAINLLKPLYKTDFREIAQHIDVPVIAINSDASPTHLENNRKYLKDYDYVTITETGHYPMLEKPEQFNTILNKILKQLA; from the coding sequence ATGGAAAAATATGCACTATCATCAGACAGCCAGAAAATTCATTATATAGAATCTGGAAACGGAAATACTTCGGTACTCTTTATTCATGGCTGGCTTGGCAACACCGAATGGTGGGCAGATCAACAGGATTTTTTTCAAGATCAGTATCATATTATACAGATGGATCTGGCAGGACACGGAAAATCGGAATCTTCCCGACAGGAATGGACAAGTTCCCGCTATGCTGATGATATTAAAGCAGTGGCTGATGCTATCCATTCAAAGGAAATCATACTGGCAGGACATTCTATGTCCGGGGCCTACGTCCTGGAAGCGGCTTTAAAAATAAAAAATGTTAAAGCTGCCATTTTAATTGACACTTTAAAAGATCTGGATGAATCTTTCACAGAAGAACAGGCTGAGCAAGTTATGTTTACTCATTACCGCCAAGACTTTAAAAATGCAGTAGAAAATATTCTTCCGCAATATCTTTTTGCTGAAAAAACACCGCCTGAAGTAAAGGAAAGACTTCAGCAGGAATTCCTTCAAAATACTCCGGAAATGGCAATCAATCTGCTAAAACCTTTATACAAAACAGATTTCAGAGAAATTGCACAACATATTGACGTACCAGTGATTGCCATTAACTCTGATGCTTCTCCTACTCATCTTGAAAACAACCGCAAGTATCTGAAAGATTATGACTACGTCACCATCACCGAAACGGGGCATTATCCTATGCTGGAAAAACCAGAACAGTTCAATACAATATTGAACAAAATATTAAAACAATTGGCCTGA
- a CDS encoding alpha/beta fold hydrolase — MKKYTFLLIIVLFFLAVCNIFGQTKTYPFEVKKAGKGSQSLIFIPGFASSGEVWSETTAKFEKNFTCYTLTMAGFAGVKPEANATFTNWEKGIAAYIKDNKIEKPILIGHSMGGGLALAIAADYPELIGKIVIVDALPCLAAISDPNFTSKENNDCTSITGKLTAMPDEQFRQMQTQMIPRLLADSSMQETVIRWSMTSDRNTFAKMYCDFSNTDLREKIKSIQCPSLILLESFFVNMKPAIEAQYKNLKNTDMQYASKGLHFIMYDDKEWYSNQLNNFLSAK; from the coding sequence ATGAAAAAATACACATTCCTTCTTATCATCGTTTTATTCTTTCTAGCTGTATGTAATATATTTGGCCAGACAAAAACATATCCTTTTGAAGTAAAGAAAGCCGGAAAAGGCAGCCAGTCTTTAATTTTTATTCCTGGATTTGCTTCTTCGGGAGAAGTGTGGAGCGAAACCACGGCAAAGTTTGAAAAAAACTTTACCTGTTATACTTTAACGATGGCAGGGTTTGCCGGAGTAAAACCAGAGGCCAATGCTACCTTTACAAACTGGGAAAAAGGAATTGCCGCTTATATTAAAGATAACAAAATTGAAAAGCCGATACTCATCGGCCACAGTATGGGAGGAGGCCTCGCTCTTGCTATTGCCGCCGACTATCCTGAGCTGATAGGTAAAATTGTTATTGTTGATGCACTGCCTTGTCTTGCTGCAATATCTGATCCTAATTTTACATCTAAAGAAAATAATGACTGTACATCTATAACTGGTAAATTGACTGCAATGCCGGACGAACAGTTCCGCCAAATGCAGACACAAATGATTCCGCGTCTTCTGGCTGATTCTTCCATGCAGGAAACCGTAATCCGCTGGAGTATGACATCAGACAGAAATACATTTGCCAAAATGTACTGTGATTTCTCTAATACCGATCTGAGAGAAAAGATAAAAAGCATACAATGTCCCTCTCTTATATTGCTGGAATCTTTTTTTGTGAATATGAAACCCGCTATTGAAGCTCAGTACAAAAACTTAAAAAATACCGATATGCAGTATGCTTCAAAAGGATTACACTTCATTATGTATGATGATAAAGAATGGTACTCTAACCAGCTCAATAACTTTTTATCCGCGAAATAA
- a CDS encoding SMI1/KNR4 family protein gives MIQEEIIKKFIDLSEGKLNAKEWMGWFSNHKDDVERICGRRAFLGIKPKESFSGIRNLYISQLGAFDWLKSKNINTNLSDLYKEGWEKEFNDFCKQEKQKEKQLQKAVEDKFGHLKKVYPRFFKQLTKSYSSSDTIIKGVKAEEIRKKEKKFSLLFPDDLVTFYQNISKLHLEGIMIDFMELSYETIQKKNYLFLGEFWVYGDGDQLYYNIENQSIYAFAHENHAPKMIKIANSFNDLMEKKIVAYLKEYE, from the coding sequence ATGATACAGGAAGAGATTATAAAAAAATTCATAGATCTGTCAGAAGGTAAACTCAATGCCAAAGAATGGATGGGCTGGTTCAGTAACCATAAAGATGATGTAGAAAGAATATGTGGAAGAAGAGCTTTTCTCGGTATAAAACCTAAAGAAAGCTTTAGTGGTATCAGGAACTTATACATCAGTCAACTGGGCGCTTTTGACTGGCTGAAGTCTAAAAATATAAACACTAATCTTTCTGATCTGTATAAAGAAGGCTGGGAAAAAGAATTTAATGATTTCTGTAAACAGGAAAAACAAAAAGAAAAGCAACTACAGAAAGCTGTGGAGGATAAATTTGGACATCTTAAAAAGGTCTATCCCAGGTTTTTCAAACAATTAACAAAATCATACAGCAGTTCTGATACCATTATAAAAGGGGTAAAGGCAGAAGAGATTCGAAAGAAAGAAAAAAAATTTTCCTTACTGTTTCCGGATGATCTGGTTACTTTCTATCAAAACATTTCAAAACTGCATCTTGAAGGTATCATGATAGATTTTATGGAGTTAAGCTATGAAACCATACAAAAGAAAAACTATCTTTTTCTGGGAGAATTTTGGGTTTACGGTGACGGCGACCAGCTTTATTATAATATTGAAAATCAAAGTATCTACGCCTTTGCTCATGAAAATCACGCTCCTAAAATGATTAAAATAGCCAATTCCTTTAATGATCTTATGGAGAAAAAAATAGTAGCATATTTAAAGGAATATGAATAG
- a CDS encoding SHOCT domain-containing protein, with protein MKRLVLVFTVLIFGISYSQTEPKLENDTLTTSTGFKVYEGLDLKIGTGSMNDGDFKFIRTNASSMFNYSSTTGYQGLANQANSFRRSNSGLTFKVKKVMPRGSKKNGFVYYAKIGSGLINYEIDIENAIKSGELIVPDEFSPKEKTQNINFETKYDKLKKIKELKDSGALSEEEFQKEKDKIMTSK; from the coding sequence ATGAAAAGACTAGTATTAGTATTTACCGTTCTGATTTTTGGAATTTCATATTCTCAAACTGAGCCAAAGCTTGAAAATGATACCCTTACCACCTCAACAGGTTTCAAAGTCTATGAAGGGCTTGACTTAAAAATCGGGACAGGTTCTATGAATGACGGAGATTTTAAATTCATCAGAACGAATGCTTCCTCAATGTTCAATTATTCTTCAACAACAGGCTATCAGGGTTTGGCCAATCAGGCCAATTCTTTTAGAAGGAGTAATTCCGGTCTGACATTCAAAGTAAAAAAAGTAATGCCAAGAGGAAGCAAAAAAAATGGTTTTGTTTACTATGCTAAAATCGGAAGCGGTCTCATCAACTATGAAATTGACATTGAAAATGCCATCAAATCTGGTGAGCTGATCGTTCCCGATGAGTTTTCGCCCAAAGAAAAAACTCAAAATATCAATTTCGAAACAAAATATGATAAGCTTAAAAAAATAAAGGAACTCAAGGATTCCGGAGCTTTATCTGAAGAAGAATTCCAAAAGGAAAAGGATAAAATAATGACTTCAAAATAA
- a CDS encoding serine hydrolase yields the protein MKSILTCLILLVVSNPVYSQKSRQLEKLLTAYDKAGLFSGSVLIAEKGKIIFEKSYGYRNAPKKEKNTNNSLYRIYSTTKMFTTAVILQLEEQGKLSLNDKLSKYYPAFPKGDSITIANILSHTSGIPSDENSDNTVDENTLIKYLSAKSLDFSPGTDWNYSNSGFYILGHIIKKVTGLDYDKAIESYILQPLQMTHTGFHFNDVTNENKAFGYEFLSDNFSNEALRFKTDHPFAAGAMYSTVEDLFKFNEGLKNYKILMKETLEKAFTPFLKDHYGLGFQISTVFDKKRVGHDGGGPGYRSRYYRVLEDDICVIVISNSELSHTEFIIPTIEKILYEKPYSIPTIVKTNPKDLKKIAGTYSNENTDFFISIIDGQIIFREKNYSMCSLMPVSNTVYQLDEKFTFTFQSGSTREMDSVTIHFRDGTVKTATRSTKNFLWGIIGDATPGGWEGKDIPMQTDLKKPDIYFLKNYKLNKGKLKFRFDNDWGYNLGLNNDGKSIALNAYDFPIEETGNYDIVLDMTNQVKPQYSIKKSFPIKN from the coding sequence ATGAAATCCATTTTAACCTGTCTTATCTTACTGGTAGTATCCAACCCTGTTTATTCACAAAAATCCAGGCAACTGGAAAAACTATTAACAGCTTATGATAAAGCCGGCCTCTTTAGTGGTTCTGTACTTATTGCTGAAAAAGGAAAAATTATTTTCGAAAAAAGTTATGGCTACAGAAATGCTCCCAAAAAAGAAAAAAACACCAATAACAGCCTTTATCGGATCTATTCAACCACAAAAATGTTCACCACAGCTGTTATTCTCCAGCTTGAAGAACAGGGAAAATTATCTTTAAACGACAAACTCTCCAAATATTATCCGGCTTTCCCGAAGGGTGACAGCATTACTATCGCCAATATTCTCTCCCATACTTCCGGAATACCCAGTGATGAAAATTCTGACAATACTGTTGATGAAAATACTCTTATCAAGTATCTTTCTGCAAAATCATTAGATTTTTCACCAGGTACAGATTGGAACTATTCCAATTCCGGATTTTACATACTGGGGCATATCATCAAAAAAGTGACAGGTTTAGACTATGACAAAGCGATAGAAAGTTATATTCTTCAACCATTACAAATGACTCATACCGGGTTTCATTTTAATGATGTCACCAACGAAAACAAGGCCTTTGGATACGAATTTTTATCTGATAATTTTTCTAATGAAGCATTACGCTTCAAAACAGATCATCCTTTTGCCGCAGGAGCAATGTATTCTACTGTTGAGGACTTGTTCAAATTTAACGAGGGGCTAAAAAATTACAAAATACTAATGAAAGAAACCCTGGAAAAAGCTTTCACACCCTTTCTTAAAGATCATTACGGGCTTGGCTTTCAGATCTCAACTGTTTTTGATAAAAAAAGAGTGGGCCACGATGGTGGCGGTCCCGGTTACCGATCCAGATACTACAGAGTTTTAGAAGATGATATTTGTGTGATTGTCATATCCAATTCTGAACTGTCACACACCGAATTCATTATCCCTACCATTGAGAAGATACTATATGAAAAGCCTTACAGTATCCCGACAATAGTGAAAACTAATCCAAAAGACTTGAAAAAAATTGCAGGAACTTATTCCAATGAGAATACGGATTTCTTTATTTCTATCATAGATGGGCAGATCATTTTCAGAGAAAAAAATTATTCTATGTGCTCGTTAATGCCTGTCAGTAATACAGTATACCAACTGGATGAGAAGTTTACTTTTACTTTTCAATCAGGCTCAACCAGGGAAATGGATTCAGTAACAATCCATTTCCGTGACGGCACCGTAAAAACAGCAACAAGAAGTACGAAAAACTTTCTGTGGGGAATCATTGGAGATGCCACGCCTGGCGGCTGGGAGGGGAAAGATATTCCGATGCAGACAGATCTTAAAAAACCTGACATCTATTTTCTTAAAAATTATAAGCTGAATAAAGGAAAATTAAAATTCAGATTTGATAATGACTGGGGATATAATTTAGGATTGAATAATGATGGTAAAAGTATCGCCCTCAATGCCTATGATTTTCCAATAGAAGAGACCGGAAACTATGATATTGTACTGGATATGACCAATCAAGTAAAGCCACAATACAGTATTAAAAAATCGTTTCCAATAAAAAACTAA
- a CDS encoding DUF2310 family Zn-ribbon-containing protein: MYIQEISIDITTKANKNELIDALSLLLEFYRGNGQTQGRIETQYIEKNKMVCLPFTLEKNSLNKVHNNKYVNNQIEKIEKLAASKIAIKTAGKSYADYVGPCTCKKSEFYILITNYISIDSPIICGSCNKSIPLYRLPQYYDFGYMPILAWEVNYQCCDRLQMNCEVGERWALNQMQEVKSQLSKQGVTICKKIEELTNIPTYYYLYNYKKNRKGDENRKCPCCQREWRLNTTLYNIYDFKCDQCRIISTISPNI, encoded by the coding sequence ATGTATATTCAGGAAATCTCAATCGATATTACGACTAAAGCAAATAAAAATGAGCTTATAGATGCACTTAGTTTACTTTTAGAATTTTACAGGGGAAATGGACAAACTCAGGGAAGAATTGAGACTCAATATATTGAAAAGAATAAAATGGTATGTCTTCCTTTTACCCTTGAAAAAAATTCTCTCAATAAAGTACACAATAATAAGTATGTTAACAATCAAATTGAAAAAATTGAAAAATTAGCAGCCTCAAAAATAGCTATTAAAACAGCAGGGAAATCATATGCCGATTATGTAGGTCCATGTACCTGTAAGAAATCGGAATTCTATATTCTAATTACCAACTATATTTCTATTGATTCTCCCATCATTTGCGGGTCATGCAATAAGTCTATTCCACTTTACAGATTACCTCAATATTATGATTTTGGATATATGCCGATTTTAGCATGGGAAGTCAACTATCAGTGCTGTGATCGATTACAAATGAATTGTGAAGTTGGTGAACGATGGGCTTTAAACCAAATGCAGGAAGTAAAATCTCAATTATCTAAACAAGGAGTCACCATTTGTAAGAAAATTGAAGAACTTACCAACATTCCAACCTATTACTATTTATACAATTATAAAAAGAATAGAAAAGGGGACGAAAACAGGAAATGCCCATGCTGTCAAAGAGAATGGAGACTCAATACTACTTTATATAATATTTACGATTTTAAATGTGATCAGTGCAGAATCATTTCAACAATATCACCTAACATCTGA
- a CDS encoding DUF4919 domain-containing protein → MNIKAFFSFFFIALLSLVQAQKLEFKAPDYSLIQKNIQNKNSEFYYPALLKRLKQNDTLLTGSQYRHLYFGYTFQKEYRPYKTGRKAEEVAKYYRGEGISEKDLSKGIQLFQDALDENPLDLRAMNYLAYLYHLTNDDDTAKKIAGSFHGLLGAILSSGDGLRCETGFHVISVTDEYALLSRFQMETKSQSNNGKCDYQEFEKDKYKIPGLYFDVSRFYGKILD, encoded by the coding sequence ATGAATATCAAAGCATTTTTCTCTTTTTTCTTTATAGCTCTGCTTAGTCTGGTACAGGCCCAGAAACTGGAATTCAAAGCACCGGATTATTCTTTAATTCAAAAAAATATCCAGAATAAAAACTCAGAATTCTATTATCCGGCTCTCTTAAAAAGATTAAAACAGAACGACACACTCCTTACAGGCAGTCAATACCGCCATCTTTATTTTGGATATACATTTCAAAAAGAATACAGACCCTACAAAACAGGCAGGAAAGCTGAAGAAGTAGCGAAATATTATCGGGGAGAAGGTATTTCAGAAAAAGACTTATCAAAAGGAATACAGCTTTTCCAGGATGCATTGGATGAAAATCCTCTGGATCTGCGTGCTATGAATTATCTAGCCTATTTGTACCATCTGACCAATGATGATGATACTGCCAAAAAAATTGCAGGAAGTTTCCATGGGTTATTGGGAGCGATTCTTAGTTCGGGAGATGGACTGAGGTGCGAAACAGGTTTCCACGTTATTTCCGTCACTGATGAGTATGCACTTTTGAGCAGATTTCAAATGGAAACCAAGTCACAAAGCAATAATGGAAAATGCGACTATCAGGAATTTGAAAAAGACAAATATAAGATCCCGGGATTGTATTTTGATGTCAGCAGGTTTTATGGGAAGATATTAGATTAA
- a CDS encoding dihydrofolate reductase family protein — MKKVILDLATTLDGFIEGPNGETDWCIMDDDMDFEGFLSGIDTIFYGRVSYDAWGNYQPEENAGPEEQKLWEAVHSKNKFVFSSQRREDGGAVFINSDIAEKVSEIKTQAGGDIWLYGGASLIKTFILHNLIDIYRISVHPVALGKGKPLFEDLKERLNLKLVKTNVFKSGVVQLVYTTQ, encoded by the coding sequence ATGAAAAAAGTAATACTAGATCTCGCAACTACCTTAGATGGCTTTATTGAAGGACCCAATGGAGAAACAGATTGGTGCATCATGGATGATGATATGGATTTTGAGGGCTTTCTTTCCGGCATAGACACTATTTTCTATGGAAGAGTGAGCTATGATGCCTGGGGAAATTACCAGCCGGAAGAAAATGCAGGTCCGGAAGAACAAAAACTTTGGGAGGCCGTTCATTCCAAGAATAAATTTGTGTTTTCCAGTCAGAGAAGAGAAGATGGAGGAGCTGTTTTTATTAATTCTGATATTGCAGAAAAAGTTTCAGAAATAAAAACTCAGGCCGGTGGGGATATCTGGTTATATGGTGGGGCAAGTCTTATCAAAACCTTTATTCTGCATAATCTGATTGATATTTACAGAATATCTGTTCATCCTGTTGCTTTAGGAAAAGGCAAACCGCTTTTTGAAGATTTAAAGGAAAGGTTAAATTTAAAGCTTGTTAAAACCAATGTCTTTAAATCTGGTGTTGTACAGCTTGTGTATACTACTCAATAA
- the ribB gene encoding 3,4-dihydroxy-2-butanone-4-phosphate synthase, whose amino-acid sequence MEKLLEQFGATSRERVEKALITLQQGKGILLVDDENRENEGDIIFPASTITEQDMALLIRECSGIVCLCISEEKSKHLNLRPMVENNNSKNQTAFTISIEAREGVESGVSAKDRVTTIRTAVATDALAEHIASPGHVFPLIAKKDGVFERRGHTEGSVDLVKMANLGDDAVLCELTNEDGSMARLPEIVDFAIKKAMSVVTIEDIYAYRKMIMSN is encoded by the coding sequence ATGGAAAAATTATTAGAACAATTCGGAGCTACCTCCAGAGAACGTGTAGAAAAAGCACTTATTACCTTACAACAGGGAAAAGGTATTCTTTTGGTAGATGATGAAAACCGCGAAAACGAAGGTGATATCATCTTTCCCGCTTCCACTATTACAGAACAGGACATGGCACTTCTGATCCGCGAATGCAGCGGTATTGTCTGCTTATGTATTTCTGAAGAAAAGAGTAAGCACCTCAACCTCCGTCCAATGGTGGAAAACAACAATTCAAAAAATCAAACTGCATTTACCATTTCTATTGAAGCCAGAGAAGGCGTAGAATCCGGGGTTTCTGCAAAAGACAGAGTAACAACAATCAGGACAGCTGTGGCAACAGATGCCCTTGCAGAGCATATTGCAAGTCCGGGGCATGTGTTCCCTCTAATCGCTAAAAAAGATGGGGTCTTTGAAAGACGTGGTCATACAGAGGGAAGTGTAGATCTTGTAAAAATGGCCAATCTGGGTGATGATGCCGTACTTTGTGAACTGACAAATGAGGACGGTTCTATGGCAAGACTCCCGGAAATCGTTGACTTTGCCATAAAAAAGGCAATGAGCGTAGTGACTATTGAAGATATTTACGCCTATCGTAAAATGATCATGAGCAATTAG
- a CDS encoding DUF2004 domain-containing protein, which produces MKEYTLPHFGQLSTENLEEYYDVYVDFNGNEIQIDLNFENEKIDAVKLDKVKNYLENIEKFDTLNKTHILHDYNDEEGDTVKYYLEHHLEEIEQDELSTLINFDDLTTEPQDQLLTKLELVRIGLYPHSEDHFAILDYSIGKEITDYLVVINTDENGELDYMAMES; this is translated from the coding sequence ATGAAAGAATACACCTTACCACATTTCGGGCAGTTGTCCACAGAAAATTTAGAAGAATATTACGATGTTTATGTCGATTTCAATGGAAATGAAATTCAAATCGATCTTAATTTTGAAAATGAAAAGATTGATGCAGTAAAATTGGATAAAGTAAAAAATTATCTTGAAAATATTGAGAAATTTGATACGCTTAATAAAACGCACATTCTGCATGATTACAATGATGAAGAGGGCGATACCGTAAAATATTACCTGGAACATCATCTTGAAGAAATTGAGCAAGATGAACTTTCGACATTAATAAATTTTGATGATCTGACAACGGAACCACAAGATCAGCTTCTTACAAAATTAGAATTAGTCAGAATTGGGCTTTATCCTCACAGTGAAGATCATTTTGCCATTTTAGACTATTCTATTGGAAAAGAAATAACCGACTATCTGGTAGTTATCAACACAGACGAAAACGGAGAACTGGATTATATGGCCATGGAAAGCTAA
- a CDS encoding DUF3575 domain-containing protein → MKKTVLLIPCFLFSAAGAQEIENSTSEKMNIIKTNVTAYAFRNINLSYERAINQWFSVNIGFGTMPEGKVPFINAFLKDKDEKRFENLRVKATNFTIEPRFYIGKGHGKGFYFAPYYRHSDVSSNTFDFYYDYNGPDGNTYQIPLKGGGSTKGNSGGLMVGVQFFLTRSQNLVLDFWIAGAHYGSGKGDFSMSSDYVLTPDMQAQLKKEIENLDIPFVKYTVETNANGARIKVDGPWAGFRSGLSLGYRF, encoded by the coding sequence ATGAAAAAAACAGTCCTGCTAATTCCGTGTTTCCTGTTTTCGGCAGCTGGCGCACAGGAAATTGAAAATAGTACATCTGAAAAGATGAATATTATTAAGACGAATGTTACTGCCTATGCATTCAGAAATATCAATCTGTCATATGAGAGAGCAATCAATCAATGGTTTTCAGTCAATATAGGTTTTGGAACCATGCCGGAAGGAAAAGTTCCCTTTATCAATGCATTTCTGAAAGATAAGGATGAAAAAAGGTTTGAGAACCTAAGAGTAAAGGCAACCAATTTCACCATAGAACCAAGGTTTTATATTGGGAAAGGACATGGTAAAGGATTTTATTTCGCTCCTTATTACCGGCATTCCGATGTTTCATCCAACACATTTGATTTTTATTACGATTATAACGGACCTGATGGAAATACCTACCAGATTCCACTTAAAGGAGGAGGAAGCACTAAAGGAAACAGTGGCGGTTTAATGGTGGGAGTGCAGTTCTTCCTCACCAGAAGCCAAAATTTAGTGCTGGATTTCTGGATTGCCGGGGCCCATTATGGAAGTGGAAAAGGAGATTTCAGTATGTCCTCCGACTACGTCCTTACTCCCGATATGCAGGCACAGCTTAAGAAAGAAATAGAAAATCTGGATATTCCATTTGTAAAATATACGGTAGAAACCAATGCCAATGGTGCAAGAATAAAAGTAGACGGACCATGGGCAGGATTCAGAAGCGGACTTTCTTTGGGGTATAGATTTTAA
- a CDS encoding 5-carboxymethyl-2-hydroxymuconate Delta-isomerase, with translation MPHFIIDCSLDILQQITPEEIMNAVYETADSTGLFAPNDIKVRLQPYQYFRLGDNKKNFLHIFGHIMEGRTTEQKAHLSRQINTRLAELLPDISFLSINISDFEAATYSNKALINPENKNKDRHFGL, from the coding sequence ATGCCTCATTTTATTATTGACTGTTCACTGGATATTCTTCAGCAGATCACCCCTGAAGAAATTATGAATGCAGTATACGAAACTGCTGATTCTACAGGATTGTTTGCCCCCAACGATATCAAAGTAAGGCTTCAACCTTATCAATATTTCAGATTGGGAGATAATAAGAAAAATTTTCTCCACATATTTGGGCATATCATGGAAGGAAGAACTACTGAACAAAAAGCACATCTATCCAGACAGATCAATACCCGTCTGGCAGAATTACTTCCCGACATTTCTTTTCTGTCCATCAATATCAGCGATTTTGAAGCAGCGACCTATAGCAACAAAGCGCTTATTAATCCTGAGAACAAGAATAAAGACAGACATTTTGGTTTATAA
- a CDS encoding MFS transporter has protein sequence MNSSSITTAQRIKAIIGGSIGNLVEWYDWYAYAAFAIYFSHSFFPDSDLNAQLMNTAGIFAVGFLMRPIGGWLFGSIADKIGRKKAMTLSVLLMSFGSLLIALTPTYQSIGILAPLLLLLARLLQGLSVGGEYGVSATYLSEMATPERRGFYSSFQYVTLIGGQLIALGIQLILQKLLLTETQLEEWGWRIPFVIGAMLSIIALYLRANLHETEAFENKKEVNETKKGTVKELFKHPKALLTVVGLTLGGTLAFYTYTTYMQKFLVNTVHLTKEESTLVSFISLFIFACLQPVFGGLSDRIGRRPLLLGFGILGTLCTAPLLTALSTTTSMWGAFLLIMTALIIVSGYTSINAVVKAELFPSEIRALGVGLPYAVTVAVFGGTAEYIALWFKKIGSEEYFYWYITGCILFSLIVYAGMKDTKKISTLDKD, from the coding sequence ATGAATTCATCCTCTATTACCACTGCCCAAAGAATCAAGGCTATCATAGGCGGCTCCATCGGAAATCTTGTAGAATGGTATGACTGGTATGCCTATGCTGCCTTTGCCATTTACTTTTCCCATTCTTTCTTTCCGGACTCTGACCTTAATGCACAATTGATGAATACAGCCGGTATATTTGCCGTAGGTTTTCTTATGCGCCCTATTGGCGGATGGCTGTTTGGAAGTATTGCAGATAAAATCGGACGAAAAAAAGCAATGACTCTTTCTGTCCTGCTGATGTCTTTTGGTTCGCTGCTTATTGCTCTTACTCCTACCTATCAGTCAATAGGCATTCTTGCACCATTGTTACTTCTTCTGGCAAGACTTCTTCAGGGATTAAGTGTTGGTGGTGAATACGGAGTTTCCGCTACCTATCTAAGTGAAATGGCTACACCAGAACGAAGAGGATTTTATTCCAGTTTTCAATATGTAACATTAATTGGCGGCCAGCTTATAGCGTTGGGCATTCAGCTTATTTTACAGAAATTACTGCTTACGGAGACTCAGCTTGAGGAATGGGGCTGGAGAATCCCTTTCGTAATAGGAGCCATGCTTTCTATCATTGCATTATATCTGCGGGCCAACCTTCACGAAACAGAAGCTTTTGAGAATAAAAAAGAAGTTAATGAGACAAAGAAAGGAACTGTCAAAGAACTTTTCAAACATCCAAAAGCTTTGCTTACCGTAGTTGGACTGACCTTGGGAGGTACATTAGCTTTCTATACTTATACTACTTATATGCAGAAATTTCTGGTCAATACAGTACATCTTACCAAAGAAGAATCTACACTGGTCTCTTTTATTTCTTTATTTATATTTGCCTGTCTTCAGCCGGTATTTGGTGGATTATCTGACAGGATCGGAAGACGCCCTCTTCTTTTAGGTTTTGGGATTCTGGGAACCTTATGCACGGCTCCTCTTCTCACTGCACTTAGTACTACAACTTCAATGTGGGGTGCCTTTTTACTGATTATGACAGCATTAATTATCGTGAGTGGTTACACTTCTATCAACGCTGTTGTAAAAGCAGAACTTTTCCCTTCCGAAATAAGGGCGCTGGGAGTAGGACTTCCTTACGCTGTTACAGTAGCCGTCTTTGGCGGAACTGCAGAGTATATTGCCCTCTGGTTCAAAAAAATAGGATCCGAAGAATACTTCTACTGGTACATTACAGGCTGTATTCTTTTTTCTCTGATCGTCTATGCAGGAATGAAAGACACGAAAAAAATATCAACACTGGATAAAGATTAA